The Budorcas taxicolor isolate Tak-1 chromosome 2, Takin1.1, whole genome shotgun sequence nucleotide sequence CTGAATCCCCAGAATGGCAGCAAATGCAGATCCTAAGATGACTACTGTGCAGCAGGTTTTAGGTTTATAACAGGGCAATCAGTTCAGAAAAAAGCAGGTCAGAGGCTCTTGAAAATACTTCTTCAAGACTCAGAATACCTAATATGAAAACCATGAGAGAAGACTTATACTCTAGGATAGACTTTGGTGGTGAACTAggtgcccacagtgcaggagacccaggttcgatccctgtgtcaggaagacccctggagaagggaatggctgcccactccaggattcttgcctggaaaattccatggatggaggagcctggcaggctacggtccatggggtctcaaagagttggacgtgactgagcaactaacactctcactttcactagATGAGAATAGGAAACTgagcaaatgaaaagataagcaaTCATTAACTCCAGATAAAAGAAGCTGGTCATAAAAGGGAAAACAACCTGTTTGTTACTGCATGGCTCAGTTATGAATTGTGTTAACATTTTTAAGGATGAACAGCGATCTAAGATAAATTTAAGATTTATCTACACTGGAAAGATTAGGGACAGAATGTATGTGGGTGTATGTGGGTGTATGTTGTgtatttggggggaggggtgtggaaGAAATTTCAACTTCAGTAGATCACAATTAGAAAAGACCAAATCTAATGCCTAGATCTGAAAAATCCAGAATTAGCAATATAAACATGTTTCTTAGAGACAGAGGTAAATAAAAACTTCAACTAAATAGTTGAGAGGGAGTATCTTTGTGGGTAATCGCACTTGGTGGTGAAGTTTAAATTTTCTCACAAAAGTCTCATAAAACTATTTGATTCTTTGGATCACCAGCATATCACTAGCattacaaattaaaactacaatttcAAAGACCACTATGACATCAAATGAAGCAAGTGGTTTCTAAGTATATAATTTAAAACTCCACTTCAGGGCAGGTAAAACATTTTTGTCATGGCTGAATTTTGAAAGATAAACTTATCTTTGTAGAGAGGCAATGTGTATGCTCTGAGCTATAAGTGACCAGAACGTACCTGTTTGCTTGTGGGTGTGAGTTTCTCTTCTGGAGACTGTGTACTGAATGTCAATAAACTCTGAAAAGAGAGGTCAATTAATGATGCAAAATATAAACTGTAGATATTAAAGTTAGAAAATAATGTCAACTTttcatgcttatatatatatatgctcacaGAAAATGTATTTAGTAACTGCTGTGACAGTTCTAAGATTGTtctgaaagatatatatatacacaaaatcaaCTGATAGATTTAATTTAAGCCACTGATTTCTTTATGGTAActcaaataaaaaagttaaaaaaaggccATTCTAACAAATACCATTCACAATACTCTAATTATCTTTTAGATCATATCTTTTTTACTGTcatggaatgaatgaatacaagAAATAGCCTTAAAGGTGGGGGCTAATATACTCCCACCAATAATATGACTGTACTGAGCATATTAGATGATTTGGCAGTGGGTTGAGGTGGGTAGGGAGAGGAGGGGTAATCCTTAATAAAACTATTTCACACATACTAATGACTGCCTTTTCTGAGGTGGATGGTTACCTGTGATTTTGTTAGGAAGTAAAACTGGGATCTGTTCAGCCACTGGTGAGCTTCTGAGGTGAATGATTCAGGGACATCTCGGGGAACAAACACTCCCCACAAGACTTCCTCTCTGCAGATATTCTTTTGAATATACAATGGCCTTGGCTCGCTAGGTTTAAATACAAacactagaggaaaaaaaaacagacaataacATTTTCCTGGCAAAGGTTAGTTCTAGCCTCAGGTTGGAGGACCATACTCACCCTGGGACTTACCCCATTGAGTAAATGGCCCAGGTCATGATTATTTTAGGCTTTGATTCAACAAGTATCTACATGATGCCTACTATGTGTCAAGCAGGTTAGGAACAAgggctttgaagatgaaaaagagaaagaaaaattcctAATTCTGAGAGCAGGGCCAACTGCAGAAAACAGACACCAAAACACTGCAGAAGTACTTTTTGTCTTAAGCTCTAGAACAGACATCTGTGGAGCCTTAAGGTCACTGAGAAGGCACGATTAAAGCtccttgggggttggggggtgctttcaaaatccttcaaagagGTGAAATCTCTCTTGGATTTTGAAGACTGAGTAGAAGATGACATGCTGAAAAATGAGGGACGTCCTCAAGCTGGAACTCAAGGAAGAGCAGTAGTCAGGCAAGTGGCTTTTGATCCAAAGAAAAGTTTAATTCAAATTACATTAAAGatgctaaaaagaaaatttaggtTAACAGATTTCTTCTGTCAAAGAAATGTGTGTACTTACAGTCTGAACCAGCAGAAGACTGAGTGATTGCAGCAATATTCTCTGAATTGGGATCAGGTTCCATAACTCTCACATTTAATTTCGTACTCCATTCCACTGGGGGAAAAAGGGATTCACTTCTAAGAAGAGATTTACCAAAAGCTTTCTTAAAGTAGGTACTCAATATTTATTGGGACAATCAATTTTATTATTCTTAGGAAGAGGGATTTTATGCTTCCAGATAATACAGAGTCAACGTACTGAAATTATCTGTGCAAATCTGCACTAAGATGAGGGGCAGGAAGCAAAAAAACAGAGTATATCTTCCACATGCAATGAAACGGTTATTATTTCAGTGCAACGATGGTCTGATGCTTTTCCACTACTGCTAAATGTGGGCAAAATGTTAACCAGAATCATCATAAGTTATAAACATTCATTACTAAGCAACCACCATACCTTCCAAACATACTTGAATAAGTAAAATGCCACAGAGTCCATGTTTGTTATGAGGACTGTTAATAGGCTCCATTCAAATTTAATGCTGACAGGGGCACTGCAGGTTAATATGCATTATGAATTAGAGAAACTTTCCACAAATTGTTGGGAGGATGGAGAATAGGGAGGGCGGCAGTCATACACACTGAAGacagtggggaaaaaagcaaGGACGATGGAAGCTGATTTGTTGAAAATTAGGCAATAATTTATAAACACTGCCGACCTTGAATAACGCAGATTTGAACTGAGCAGGTCTACacatgtgtgcgctcagttgtgtccactctgtggccccatggactgtgaacctgccaggttcctctgtccatggacttttccaggcaggaataccagagcaGGGTACCATTTCCCACTCGAGGGAATAAGCCTTCTTCCAGGGAACAAggctgagtctcttgcatctcctgcgttgacaggtggattctttaccgctagggccacccgggaagccctttataaatacagctgacccttgaatgaCACGAATTTGAACTGAGCgggtacacatatatacagactTTTAAAACAGTGAATGCTACAGCACTGTTCAATCCAAGGCTGGCTGAATCCACAGAGGGATGTCTCTAAGTTATGTGTGAAGTTTTGATTGTGCAGAGGGTCAATGACCCTAACTCCTGCATCACTCAAGAGCCAACTGTAATCAAAGTCTATTATTATAGGCATAGCACTCCAAATTTTCCTATGTGCTCTGATACCACTTTATAGCAAAAAATATCTTACATGCACAACTGAGCAGATTCCAACAGCACAGAATGCCATTTTCAGTGACACCAAGAAGATACTTGGAACAAGTCAATCTCCCAAAGCAAAGGTGCCTAGATTAAAACAAGGAAGTTAACAAGTTAGTTCTACCACACTTGGTTACACAGGACTGCAGACTTCCTGCCCTAAATTAAAACAAGGAAGGTAACAAGTTAGCTCTGCCATACTCAGTTACAGAGGATTGCAGACTACCCACCCTAGATTAAAAAAGAGAAGTCAACAAGTTAGTTCTACCACACTCAGTTGCAGAGGACTGCAGACTTCTCACCCTAGATTAAAACAGGGAAGTCAACAACAGTTAGTTCTACCACACTCAGTTACAAAGGACTGCAGACTTCCCACATAGTACTAGTTTTGTGCAATGCAGAGTTTTAGATACACACACGTTTTTGTTCCTAATTATCCTGCAGAAAAAGGGGGTAAGGAGCACAAAAGGAAAGGTTTATTGagctattttgtttctttaggaaaACAGATCTGATGACCGATTCTTTTCTAATATGCTGTACAGTAATTGGCACATATAGAGAACATGTATGTGAAACATACCAAGTTACTTAAAACcgtttatgcttttttttttgcctcaagaGGCAGATTTGCAATATGAATTGTGAAGTTTTATAAAGTAAATTCAGAATTAGGTAtgttagaaattataaaaattagccATTCTGTCCTCAAATGCTCAAGTGacctaaaataaaatggaagatatTATTGTTAATTCTCTtgccattattaaaaataatgaagtttgAGTGTAACATTGCTTTTatgaagatgcagagaaagtaCACTGTCTGGATCTACCGAGGCTTATGCATGGCATCTACAGCTGTAGTACAACCAAGAAAACTAACGCACATGGTTTACAAACACAGCATTTCTTAGCTTCCCAGTATTTTGGTGGCACCACTGACACACAGGATACCTTTGGAGAAAGCATAAATTATTGTTAAAGTTTACGTAGAAAGACtagtttgatttaaaaaaaaaaatccagtagtTTATACTCTCCCAATAATTTACCTACCTTATTTTCCCAGCTCGTTGACAAAATGTACATTTAAGTTCCCAAGTCTCTGAATCCCATATTGTAACTATTTCTTCAAAACTAACTGCTAGTAATGAGCCATCTTCAGAGAAACAACAGTTAGTTGCTTGGTATTTATGATAACTACCCACAAAGTCACAGGTCCAGCCAACAGCCTTTTCTGTGGAAATATAGAGCATAAAAATAGTATAATGTTAGGTAATATTTTAGGGAACTTAGTAGacacacatattaaaaaacaagcagGCAACAAAAAACTTTCCTCCCCCAGATTTAGTTACATATCATTGACTGATATGAAATTTGTATCCCTTCCAAGAGACCCTGGCCTTCCTCTAGTGGAAGAGTAAAGGCAGTAACTGCGAAAGggaggaacttttttttttttaaactctttcctCATAGAATGGAATAATTAGCATACACTTAATCAAGAATGTCATAAAATAAGTAAAGATTTGGGAAAGAAAGATGTAAAAATGTTATTTCCCAAATCATTTGAAATTAGGCAATGGTCTACAGAATTATAGTTGAAAAAATCCTCCCAGAATGGATATAATTTTCATGAGTTAAACATACCAATTCTTAAACTTGTACACTACATATGCATATACTATATTTAAGCAACTTACTGTATATATCAGAATCATCTGTTAATATCCACACTTTGAAGTGGCCATCTTTACTTGCTGTAACCAACGTGGAGCTTTCAGATTTTTCTGCATTACAGAAACAGAGAGCTGTGATGTGGTCCTCATGTGGCATGTTAACCTTTGTATTAAGAACAAACCTAGTAGGAAGGAAACCAATTTATTTTTATACCAGGACAATATGATATACTATCACTGAGTATTAAGAATTCCTTACAAGTTGTACATTTTCCAATAGAATCTTTAAGATTAGGCAACTTATATATTACCACCAGAATGACCAACAATTGAGTGCTCTGTCACTAACAGACTAAAGATGCAAAGAGTTCCAGCACATTAGCTCTGGCCTCGGGTAACTTACATTAACACAGATGATTCGTAGTGTCAACTTACTGGTACAGAATGAGTATAAAATAGGGGTCTGTCAAAACATGACGCTTGAAAGGTTACTACACTAAAATACAGGAAAACTGCAGAACACATATacctattttgaaaaaaaaaaaacgcaaaaaaggaaatggctatAAAGCCCCTCCTTGTGGCAAGAAGGTAAAGAAACACTACCTATTTCAAACTGCCCTGGTCAGCATTTAATAAGTCACCCAAACTACCTCCCGAAGTTTGTTTCTGCCTCGACAGAACACTGGTGTGAATGAGAGGAACTCATGCTAGTACTGTTTTCTAGAATATCAGGGCAGTGGTCCGGTCTGGctgacagattttttaaaagtccaggTTATGAGAGTGGTATGGAGGgactgtttcctcacctgtaaaatgcaaCAACAGGCTTATCTTTTGAAGATTCACAAGATAACTGGCACAGAGCACTAAGCCTAGGTCTTGACAAGCAAGGACTTGATAAATAGCTATTACTGCCATACTAACTGAAACCAGTGGGCTCCTTATCTAGTCGAAACTGCACCACACCACACTTCCACCACCTGCTACTGTCATTTTTCCCAAAGAAGGTAGTCTAACATCAATAAAAGAGCCAAGGAACAAAGACAGCTGTTCTAATCTTGGATCTGCCTGGAATTAGGTGTGTCTTTGGGGGTGTCACTTCTCCATGTTTCCTCATTTATGCAATGAGGTGACTCATAACTTGGAAGACACCACTGCTTTCTCAGAGCAGAAAGCTTAAAGGCTTTATTAGAGGAGTAAcacttccttcatttctcttaatataaatgtatcaaaaagACCAATAATTGAAACCACAAGCTAGAAAGTCAAATAATTTTCTGCTCTGCACAGCTATATAGGTAATCTTACCcttgtgttttcttattataCATCCATAGTTTCATTTGCAATTCaagctcagtttccttttcttgacGTTGTTCCACCGTTGCAAGCCAATTACCATAGCAGCCAAATGCAGCCTTTGTTAGCTCAATTTGGATCAGACCAGAATCATTGATATATTCTTGCTGTATAATATCTAACTgatgggttaaaaaaaatccaaaatttctATTAATGTAAATACGTAAATGTTAAAGCAGTCAAGGAATATTAACCACATCATAGATACCTTCTGGAATCTAGAGTAACAAACTTTTAGACAAAAATGAACTAACAATTGCTTATAGTGATCAAAACTgccattaaaaaatgaagcatattatataacataaaattcagtGGTGATAATTTTTCAACGATCTTGAATTTTAGTAATGATTATGTTCCATTTATAGATCTTAGAACAGAATCTTAGATTACagtaatgtttttctttatagttttatataaaatCTCAAGACTAGATTGCACATCACTAGAAACAAAGAGAGCAAAAATAAAACCTACAATTTTTAAGGAGTGAAAAAAGAACAATACTGTAAACAGATGagcatttataattttttcctttattctatttcctcatctacatCTAAAAATGTATTCAGTGTCTACTATTTCCAGGCATTGTACTAGAAATGTACAAAGATCAGTAAGCTTTCTTCCTTTGAGAGGTTAAAAGGTGTTGGAGGGAAAGAGACAAAGTGTTAGAGAGGCTGTAATAGAAATCTATAAAgggtactgctaagtcacttcagtccgactctgtgtgatcccatagacggcagcccaccaggctccgccatccctgggattctccaggcaagaacactggagtgggttgccatttccttctccaataaagggTACTGTGAGGCacaaaagaaaaagtggaaagtCTAAACTGCATTTATTAGGATTACAGAAAGTGTTCCTCTTTAATCTACACTGAAAATTTTATCTTCAGTATGCACATATGACACTGTTTTGCCACAAAACACAGACATGTCTGTGTTGTCAATCCACATATTCTCATATCCCATCCTTCTGGTAGACAGAGGTATCTACTCAAAGGTAGAGATGTGTCTAACAGTTAATTAGTGTTGTCTGAAACAATAAAATAAGAGCCTACACAACAGCCCTGACTGGCTTTTACAGGCAGACTTCATCTGCAACCGTGGCCTCGTTAGGATCATGCTGTAAACAACTGATAATACAATGTTTAAATAACATAGGCACAGCATCTTAAGAAGTCACAAAAGTTACCTGACCCCAGTGGGTGCTATAAAAATTTTACTAGTTTTAAGATTAGTTAATGCATCAAAATCTTACATTGTATAACTGTTTATCACTTTGGAGAGAATAAAACTGCAGGTGGCCAGGTTTCCCATTCAAAACCAAAGCTTTAGTTCTTGGGTCAATCATCAAACCGGTAAAGATACTTCTGTCTGCAAAACAAGTGATGAATAGTAGctgaaatcagaaaaatattcactttaaaaaatgtacaccATTCCACAGCCAAAGGTCTGCAGTACCTTTCACTAGGCCTTGAATTACTGCAGACGCCTCAAGGTTTCGGTGAATGATTGTTATCTCTGTGGGTAAAAACAAACAGTTAAACATAAATGAGTCAGatttcaaggcaaaaaaaaaaaaaaggtgaatttATATTCTTCTGATATATACCAGAATACAGAAGACAACTGAGTTATGTTCTTGGGGTGTGATTGGAGAGTTAGGACTATAGTTTGTTCTTTAACAGAAAAACTAGGGGTGGGATGAGGGCTTTTCATCCCACCTTTCAGTCCCTGTTGGAACCTCTAGTTTTCTGCTGTGACTATGACTACACTGAAAATGTTAATTCAGAAACTTATTTGCCCCCAAAGAGATGGTTACAGTTTACTTTGAAATGAATCACTGCACCAATGGGTTGGTCGGCCATGCTCGCTGTTGAGGTGAAACAAGGCAGTGGGCTACGGGATTCACATCTCAGCTGAGTTATAACAGGATGACTAAATGCGTTGGCGCAATCACAAGACAGCCTCCATTTCTGTCAAAATCTCACAGTGAGATAATAGCTCTCACACTGAGATAGTGGTCATACCGAAGGAAAATCTCATAGCATTCTTACAAAAATGCCATTATATTGTAAAAACACAAACGCCCATTTCAAAACCCTTCTTTTATTCCCCCCATCATCCCACATGAAAAAGATCTTTAAATGTAAGTGGCACAACAATAACTATATACACTCAGCCCTATACTCTCATAAAAACATCTCTGGAAATGTAGGATTCTGGTGGCATCTAAGGGCAAGAAAGGGatggagaaaagatgagaaatggaagagaaaaataggCTGGTTAAATCCTATGCTACTCTTGCTTTGCTGTTTTCCATTCCCTACAGACGCTAGCTGACTTATGACATTACACAAAATCATATTTCCTCACGacaacaaattcagacttactaTTATCGGAATGTGAAGTACAGAACAAATCCCCGGCTGGTGACACTGAGATATGTTCAATGGTAGCTCCTAAGCGGGGGAGGAACTCCTTATTCTTCTCTGCTGCCTCACGCCACTCTACGAGGACAGACTCACGGCCACCGCTCAGCAGACTGCTGCCTTCTCATCcacccaaagaaatgaaaaagacagaaaaaacagGAAGATATAATAAATGTTGTGAGTTTTCCTACGTTagagaaaaactttttaaaaaacatgcaaaCAAGTGTCTTTATATCTTTTAATAAACTTGTAAGACAAAAGATTTAAAGATCACTGATTCATggattttttctctttccagtaaTGTGACTACTTCGTTGCTGACCAATTCTGCCAATAACTAGAAAATCTGGGTAACACAAACATCCTCCAGGCCCAAATGGCTTCACTAGTGAACttttccaaacatttaaagaagaaataaaccaGTTTTACTCTCTTCCAGgtaacaaaataaaagaacactTCCCAATTTGTTTTGAAGACCAGCATACTTCAGCACCAAAACTAGTACACCATATGAAAAGTGCAAGCCAATTTCTTAACAGGCAAAAACCACCTCATTAAAACAGCAAGCTGAATCCAATGATACACTAAAAACACAGGACATCACTGCAGGGTAAAGTTTATTGTAGCAATGTGAGGttattttaacatttgaaaaataaaccagTGTAATGAACTCTACttagagaataaaggaaaaataaattatcagTATTTTATTATAGATGCAGAGAACGTAAATGATATTATTCTACACCTATAATAAAAACTTAGTAAACAAGTAGTGAGACCTTTAAAATTTCACCAAAACACCTATAGAAAATCTACGAGTAGTTTAGTGGTGAAACACTGAAAACCTTccccctgtgttgggaacatcataccacttttattcaacattaaCCTGAGGACCTACAGCACTGAAATAAGAAAGGCTTAAAGATCAGAATGAAGTAACAAATTAGATGCTAGCagggtggatgaacctagaatctgttatagttaagtaagccagaaagagaaaaacaaatatagtatattaacacataaatatggaaGCTAGAAAAAGTGATATTGATGAACTTACTtgcagggaaggaaaggagatgcAGGTGCAGAcacagaatggacttgtggacacagtgggggagggagagagggatgaaCAGAGAAAGTAACATCAACGTGTATGCACTCTCGGGTGTGAgatggatagctggtgagaagctgcCGGGCATCACAGGGAGCCCCGtgcggtgctctgtgatggcctggaGGCATCggatgggggcagggcaggggggctAGGGACGGCAGGGATGTATGTgcaatttatttgcattgttgtatggcagaaactaacacaacataataaaaattaaaaaaaaaattaacatgtgatacagtattattaactgaagtacagattttgttcacatttcaaatttttatgttagtgtccattatttgttttcataccttatttaAGACTCCACATTGTATTTAATTGCACTGAGCAGTATCAGCTGCTTGCAAAAAATTCTGGTgaattctcttttcacttttattctattacaaatattttgtaattttccttgttatggcatCTTAGATATACCCCTCATtcaaaagtggacatttaatttccaaatacatgggattttttAAAGTAGCTCTGCTATTCATTTCTCATTTAAAAGATTCTCTGCAACCACCCTCTGTTTCTCAGTCCTCTACCTTTATTGAGTCTTTCAATGGCTAAggcaaagatctctcttggtaaaggTCACACTGCACTTGAAGAAAACATGTGGGTTTTTTCAGATATCTTTTGATACTGatctctaacataattccacagtaaaAAGAGAACAGACTCTATAAGATCAATACTTTATGACTACAAAATTTCTGCACCTGGTCTTATGTCTGGATAtctcctagtttacagtctatgggaacttgaataaaatttgtatcctactgttgtgtgaaaattgtattaaTCTTAATTACGTcaaattggttcatagtgcttttcaggtctactactTGGACTCATCTGTACATTCATTCTAATAATttctgagagtttgatattgaaactaactaaaaatcttaatttattgaCTTAAAACAGACAACTGTAATATATACAGTGAAACTACATataactttgttttatattttccaggtctcctgtaaatgtgttattttcataatttaaaaaacaacaaaaattagatGCTTTCACAGACAGCATGACTGGGTTCAAAGCGGAGCCAAAACAGTTTATACAGTTAATATTTACCCTAACTTATAAATAGTTCTAAAAACTGTTTGCACAGACAACTAATTTCTTTCTTCAATTATCTCTTATACACATTCAGGGTCAATTCTAACATTTCACTGACAACCATGTACTATATTACTCCTTGTTTACAAACAGTCATGTGATTTGAAAAAATGACATCAAGAATTCAGCTATTAGCCAAGATGATCTGCAGTACGTCCTGTACAAAAGCCCTGGGTCACAGCAGAGGCTTCTGGTATTCGTTTTTACTTTCTTGGAGTACCAACTAATCTAACTATGCCTTCTTCCCTAACCCCACCTGAAAAGGCCGATCCTGAATGTTCCAGGGCTTAAGGATAAGTAAGGCCATCAAGAAAGCTATGACTAATAACTAGCTTGACAGGCGGTGGGGCAAGATGGGTAAggacaacaaaagagaaaagtcacAATGACAATATTTACCAGCTGATCTTGGTTCTGATTTGAGCAGGGGCCACAGCAGAGAGAAACAAACTGAGTAGCAAGGGCAAAAGAACCCGCCTTGGGTCAGGAAAGAATAAAGACACTGCCTGAACATTACA carries:
- the WDR75 gene encoding WD repeat-containing protein 75, which translates into the protein MVEQEGIRVVRCGGSELNFRRAVFSADSKYIFCVSGDFIKVYSTATEECVHILQGHRNLVTGIQLNPNNHLQLYSCSVDGTIKLWDYIDGILIKTFRVGCELHALFTLSCAEDSVFVMINKGKPDVFQLASVKLPKSSSQEVEAKELSFVLDYVNQSPKCIAFGNEGEYVAAVRDFYLSVYFFKKKTTTRFTLSSSRNKKHARNNFTCVACHPKEDCIATGHKDGKIRLWRNFDDEKKYTYTCLHWHHDLVMDLAFSVTGSSLLSGGRESVLVEWREAAEKNKEFLPRLGATIEHISVSPAGDLFCTSHSDNKITIIHRNLEASAVIQGLVKDRSIFTGLMIDPRTKALVLNGKPGHLQFYSLQSDKQLYNLDIIQQEYINDSGLIQIELTKAAFGCYGNWLATVEQRQEKETELELQMKLWMYNKKTQGFVLNTKVNMPHEDHITALCFCNAEKSESSTLVTASKDGHFKVWILTDDSDIYKKAVGWTCDFVGSYHKYQATNCCFSEDGSLLAVSFEEIVTIWDSETWELKCTFCQRAGKIRHLCFGRLTCSKYLLGVTENGILCCWNLLSCALEWSTKLNVRVMEPDPNSENIAAITQSSAGSDLFVFKPSEPRPLYIQKNICREEVLWGVFVPRDVPESFTSEAHQWLNRSQFYFLTKSQSLLTFSTQSPEEKLTPTSKQLLAEESLPTTPFYFLLGKHRQQQQNDKLNEALENELVQLPLTENIPAISELLRTPAHVLPSASFLCSMFVNSLLLSTETKSAEENPDDVDMEEEKESDDSDEENNFTEKIQDTNNTDLEEDIIHQLSKSEEKELKKFRKVDYSWIAAL